Part of the Pelmatolapia mariae isolate MD_Pm_ZW linkage group LG3_W, Pm_UMD_F_2, whole genome shotgun sequence genome is shown below.
CCACATGGTAGGGAAGTGGCACCTGGGCTTTTACAAACGTGGATGCCTTCCTACACAGCGTGGCTTTGACACGTTCTTTGGCTCCCTGCTAGGAAGTGGGGACTACTACAGTCATTACAAATGCCAAGGCCCTAGTATGTGTGGCTATGATCTGTATGAAGGGGAAGAAGCAGCTTGGGAACAGGACCGCGGCTTGTactctactgtgatgtttaCACAAAAGGCTGTCAGTATTTTAGCAAATCACAACCCTCGTAAGCAACCTTTGTTTCTGTACTTGGCTTACCAGGCGGTTCATTCCCCACTGCAAGTTCCTGCTCGCTACCTCGAGCGATACAAGGGCATTCCAAACCCGTACCGTCGTAAATATGCTGCCATGGTTTCCTGCCTGGATGAAGCCATTCATAACCTCACATTAGCACTAAAACACTATGGTTATTATGACAACACAGTTATAGTGTACTCTTCTGACAATGGGGGCCAGCCTTTAGCAGGAGGAAGTAACTGGCCCTTGAGGGGCAGTAAGGCCACATACTGGGAAGGGGGGATCAGGGCAGTGGGCTTTGTTCACAGCCCCTTGTTAATGAACAAAGGAACAAAATGTCGATCTTTGATCCACATTACTGACTGGTTCCCTACACTGGTAACCCTAGGTGAGGGAACTTTAGATGAAGATCTGAATCTGGATGGGTATGACGTCTGGGAAACTATTAGTGAAGGCCGCCCATCACCTCGTCATGACATTCTCCATAATATTGACCCAATTTACATCAAAGCCAAGAATGGATCGTGGAAGGCTGGGTACGGCCTATGGAACACAGCTATTCAGGCTGCCCTCCGGGTTGGCCACTGGAAGCTGCTAACAGGTGTGCCTGGTTACAGTGACTGGGTGCCCCCACAAACTTTTTTGAATCAGCGGCTAACCACTCGCTTGCATAATGAACGTGTCCGCTGGGACCGAGGTAAGTCCATCTGGCTGTTCAACATTACAGCTGACCCCTATGAGAGAGTGGACTTGTCTCAGCGCTACCCGCGTATAGTAAAGAAGATGCTAATGCGGCTAGCTCAGTACAACAAGACTGCTGTGCCGGTGTGCTACCCAACTAAAGACCTGCGTTCTAATCCTCAGTACAACGGTGGGGTGTGGGGACCCTGGCACAAAGACATGAGGGAGCAGCAGGAAGAGGATGAGATGTATAATAACTTGTTCACCAACCATCTCGGTAAAAaaagatgggaaaaaaaatcaaagaacacAAAGTCGAGAAGAGGGTAGAAGAATAGCACATTACATACCACGTTTGTGAATGCCTTAAGTTATATTTACTCAGGGATTAATGCTTCCTGTTTCAGGATTGTGCTGTCAGACATTCTAATTCCAGGTAGTTTTAACTTGACTCCAGAAAATACTGTATGAACAAAATGCAGATGGACATTTTCAGAGTTCCTCAAGAGAACAATTAAAAGATCAGTTGTTCAAACACTACTGCTATGCCCAGACACAACTAAGACCTCATGTAAGTGACAAGGGCATTTAAAGAATGTTTATTTTTCTAGATTCTGTTGCATGCTTGACCTGTTGTCACCTTCAGATTTTTCTTATAGATTGACGTTTCACTTAGAGTAGAAAACAAATTTCACTAGACAGTTGCCATATATATTTGGTGacagacaaataaaataaaacatagttCTACTGTGTTGTTGATTGTAGCACTAAGGTACTGTGGAAACAGATGTGCAAgtagatgtgtgttgttttttataaGCATAGCCAGTGTGAACTTTAAGATAATAGCGTTTGTTCCCTTATTCTTAGATGATATCTGGTTGAGCACAAACCAAACTGAATGtgagacaaataaacaaaataaaagccctaGACACAACATTTCAAGTTCTGTTTGACTTGCATTTTACTATATcctgattttgtttattctGCTAACAACTACTTTTGTAATTTGAAAACTTTGtgtatgttttttatgtttagaAACTGAAAGGCAGCTTCTGGGTATAGTTATTTATGGAAAATACAGTAATTTGGGCTTTTACAGGTGAGTAAAAAGTTAATTGCTTTCTTGCAGTCCTTAAAAATTCTCTGCCTCATCACTTAGAGTGTACTGTACAAGAAGTTGGGATCGAAGAAAAACGAAGAATGCAGCTATTTATATGAagtgaacacacatacatacaacctttacggcaatattttctTATACATCTGTTGCTTGGAACCCATGGAAACAGTTGGAAGTCTTACGACTGACTTGAGCTGATTGCAAGCTTTGCCAGTATATGATTGATCAAACTTTTATGAGCTACTTAGCTattttaataacaaaaaatgACCTCTAAGTACACCATTTCCTAGAAGATCCTCTGTTAACCAGATGCATGGATCTGGTACAATCTGAGGGATCAAAATAGGGGCTTCCCCCAAGAAAGGCTGCCAGGTTGCTTTGCACATCCCTCCCATGCACTCCAACTTGAATCCCCCTCTCTCTGCAAGCGCCAACTTATGACCTCAGACTGACTCATTTTTTACAGCAGCATTTGTGTTCACAGCTTATGCTGATATGAGCATGGTTCTTTTGATTCTTAACCCCCATAAATGTGAAGAAGGTGAGGTCAGTTTCAGTTTATGATACTGTTTTTCTTCAGCTCATTCACAGTCATTTATGTCTACAGGCAGATTGTACCCATGGGAACAGAATTTACCTGGCTAAGCTCAAATTTATTTCTCACCATAAAACGCAGGGGATGGCATCTCGAGTATCTCGAGCTACAGCTGAGAGTATAGAAAATCGGATTCttattttctctgtaaaatTTCCCCTCCTGTGGGCCATGGGAACACTTAAACCCTGGATTCTGTTGGAATTCACATTTGCTTTCACTTATGGGCATTAGCATCCCTCTTATGGGAAAAAGAGCTGTAACTAAGCTATAAGGCAATACATCAAGCTGCcatttcactttaaaaatgcCCATTAGTGCTCATTGGGAATGATAGGAGAAAATAAACCTTATGGATGGCAAAACCAGAAAGCTTTGATCTGGCTGAAGTGTGGCAGGCGACTTTGCCTTATTGTGATCGTTTCCTTTCAGTCATGGCACTGTGTGAAACATATAGTTTAGGTTCTCGCATGCTTGATTGAGGTTCAAATTTGCTGAATTATGTGTAGCCAACTGGAGCTAGCTGACCACTCGGCTGCCAAGAGCTACATGTGAAATACTATGATGCAGCCAGGCTTGCGTTCCCAAAGacatgaaatgaatgaatgtaaTGAAAAAGAAGACAGATATCAAGCAGCTGCAAACCAAAAGAATCAGGATTAACACAAAATTTATGAACAATCTTGTTACCACCGCCCCATGCTTTCACTCAGACACCCAAATAACTCTGAAAAAAAGAGTAGCTAAAGAATGTGGTTTTAGAACTTCCGTTTTCCGGCAATGGAGTAAGGTGTGTCGGCCACTAGCACCTGCCTAACTTTTTCAAAATTGTACTTTCCGAGCCCCATTTTGCTGTCAGATACGAACTTTTCGGGTCATTTATGAGTGTTACATTGGAAGGATGTCCAAGGGAAGGAGACAGATCGAGAAAAACCTTACTGCCGAGAGTTGTGCTAACGCTGGCGCAGCAGAGGACGCTGGCGCAGCCTTGAACCCGGCACTTGTCGCCCTGCTCGAACAGCACAGAATAGCCATAGCCGCAGATTTTAAGGCTACATCGGATGTAATTAATGATAAGCTGGACAAGATTCAAGCGGAAGTTGCAAATCAAGAACTACGTATTGGTGAGCTTGAATCAAACGCAGCGGATGTGGTTCAGCGTTTAGCAGTGCTTGAAGCTAAGTATGATTCACTACAGGAGGAAAACAAACTTTTCAAAACTAAACTTTCCGACCTGGAGAGTAGAAGCAGACGGCAGAACATACGTCTGGCGGGCCTGCCGGAATCGGTGGAGCCGGGTCCACGGCCA
Proteins encoded:
- the arsj gene encoding arylsulfatase J isoform X2; the encoded protein is MCCLCPHTDLPREKCTEKVLCFEYQIHTGLQHSVIRAAQPICLPLENITLPQKLKNAGYSTHMVGKWHLGFYKRGCLPTQRGFDTFFGSLLGSGDYYSHYKCQGPSMCGYDLYEGEEAAWEQDRGLYSTVMFTQKAVSILANHNPRKQPLFLYLAYQAVHSPLQVPARYLERYKGIPNPYRRKYAAMVSCLDEAIHNLTLALKHYGYYDNTVIVYSSDNGGQPLAGGSNWPLRGSKATYWEGGIRAVGFVHSPLLMNKGTKCRSLIHITDWFPTLVTLGEGTLDEDLNLDGYDVWETISEGRPSPRHDILHNIDPIYIKAKNGSWKAGYGLWNTAIQAALRVGHWKLLTGVPGYSDWVPPQTFLNQRLTTRLHNERVRWDRGKSIWLFNITADPYERVDLSQRYPRIVKKMLMRLAQYNKTAVPVCYPTKDLRSNPQYNGGVWGPWHKDMREQQEEDEMYNNLFTNHLGKKRWEKKSKNTKSRRG
- the arsj gene encoding arylsulfatase J isoform X1, which translates into the protein MFILWVPLSLFFGCIISQTWSVQMSWENWNAELHNQGNEFGKSSSQPHIIFILVDDQGFRDVGYHGSEIKTPTLDRLAAEGVKLENYYVQPLCSPSRSQLMTGRYQIHTGLQHSVIRAAQPICLPLENITLPQKLKNAGYSTHMVGKWHLGFYKRGCLPTQRGFDTFFGSLLGSGDYYSHYKCQGPSMCGYDLYEGEEAAWEQDRGLYSTVMFTQKAVSILANHNPRKQPLFLYLAYQAVHSPLQVPARYLERYKGIPNPYRRKYAAMVSCLDEAIHNLTLALKHYGYYDNTVIVYSSDNGGQPLAGGSNWPLRGSKATYWEGGIRAVGFVHSPLLMNKGTKCRSLIHITDWFPTLVTLGEGTLDEDLNLDGYDVWETISEGRPSPRHDILHNIDPIYIKAKNGSWKAGYGLWNTAIQAALRVGHWKLLTGVPGYSDWVPPQTFLNQRLTTRLHNERVRWDRGKSIWLFNITADPYERVDLSQRYPRIVKKMLMRLAQYNKTAVPVCYPTKDLRSNPQYNGGVWGPWHKDMREQQEEDEMYNNLFTNHLGKKRWEKKSKNTKSRRG